The Panicum virgatum strain AP13 chromosome 5K, P.virgatum_v5, whole genome shotgun sequence genome has a window encoding:
- the LOC120708206 gene encoding general transcription factor IIF subunit 2-like isoform X1, with product MSEEAKYVEMARADRSLWLMKCPTVVSRAWQEAAAAAAQGPDAGGANPNPNPVVANVILSLDPLRDDDAPSQIKMEMAQGCSSNTPKSYSLNMHSDFAPMCIFSESNQGKLACEGKVENKFDMKPHRENLMDYGKLCRERTNMSMVKPRKTELFLDDNGRGMRPMPGERLVHPGQKEKKKPPVTKIDMKRTRMDRGELEKKLFKLFEGQPNWSIKQLMQETNQPEQFLKEILNTLRVYNKRGPNQGTHELKPEYKKYTGDDPTN from the exons ATGTCGGAGGAGGCGAAGTACGTGGAGATGGCGCGAGCCGACCGCTCCTTGTGGCTCATGAAGTGCCCCACCGTTGTCTCCCGCGCCTggcaggaggccgcggcggcggcggcgcaaggcccAGACGCCGGAGGTgccaaccctaaccctaacccagtTGTCGCCAATGTCATCCTCTCCCTCGATCCCCTCCGCGACGACGACGCGCCTAGCCAG ATCAAGATGGAGATGGCACAAGGGTGCAGCAGCAATACACCAAAGAGTTACTCTCTGAATATGCACAGTGATTTTGCGCCAATGTGCATTTTTTCCGAGTCTAACCAAG GGAAACTTGCTTGTGAAGGGAAAGTTGAAAACAAATTTGACATGAAGCCACACAGGGAAAATCTTATGGACTATGGGAAGTTATGCCGTGAGAGGACGAATATGTCCATGGTTAAACCAAGAAAAACAGAG TTATTTCTAGATGACAATGGACGAGGAATGAGACCTATGCCTGGCGAGCGCCTGGTACATCCTGGCCAAAAG gagaagaagaagccaccagtAACAAAAATTGACATGAAAAGAACTAGGATGGATCGTGGGGAACTGGAAAAAAAACTATTCAAGCTTTTTGAGGGGCAGCCGAATTGGTCAATAAAGCAGCTAATGCAGGAAACTAACCAGCCTGAG CAGTTCCTGAAGGAGATACTGAACACGCTCCGTGTCTACAACAAGCGAGGGCCAAATCAAGGAACCCATGAGCTCAAACCTGAATACAAGAAGTATACAGGGGACGACCCCACTAATTGA
- the LOC120708208 gene encoding coenzyme Q-binding protein COQ10 homolog B, mitochondrial-like, which yields MLPCARSVLRRRGLASSLLRRCGGEVECAPGTGEALTNARCASTLSALGGGRVLWRGGRWADTWAGAMGAGRLARAQTRGFLGCGDGEEGSVLSKVYEERRVMGYSPEQMFAVVAAVDLYEDFVPWCQRSRIIRRHDDGSFDADLEIGFKFLVESYVSHVEMEKPKYIKTSASESGLFDHLINVWEFKPGPVPGTCDLYFLVDFKFQSPLYRQVASMFFKEVVSRLVSSFSDRCFRIYGPPVPVLENTYGQGR from the exons ATGCTGCCGTGCGCGAGGTCGGTGCTGCGCAGGAGGGGGCTGGCGTCGTCCCTCCTGCGGAGGTGCGGCGGGGAGGTCGAGTGCGCCCCCGGCACCGGGGAGGCGCTCACCAATGCCAGGTGCGCGAGCACGCTTTCCGCgctcggcggcgggcgcgtgctctggcgcggcggccggtgggccGATACGTGGGCCGGCGCGATGGGCGCGGGGCGACTGGCGCGCGCGCAGACCAGGGGCTTCCTCGGATGTGGCGACGGGGAGGAGGGGAGCGTGCTCTCCAAGGTCTACGAGGAGAGGCGCGTGATGGG GTACTCGCCGGAGCAAATGTTTGCGGTTGTCGCTGCAGTGGACCTCTACGAGGACTTTGTGCCTTGGTGCCAGCGGTCCAGGATTATCAGGCGTCACGATGACGGCTCATTCGATGCGGACCTCGAGATCGGATTCAAGTTCCTTGTTGAAAGCTATGTTTCTCATGTGGAGATGGAGAAGCCCAAGTATATCAAG ACGTCAGCATCTGAAAGTGGACTTTTTGATCATTTGATAAATGTTTGGGAATTTAAACCTGGTCCTGTTCCTGGGACCTGTGACCTCTACTTCTTAGTCGATTTCAAATTTCAATCACCACTGTATCGTCAG GTTGCATCAATGTTCTTCAAGGAAGTCGTTTCACGGCTAGTGAGCTCATTTAGTGATCGGTGTTTTAGAATATATGGACCTCCCGTACCAGTGCTTGAAAATACTTATGGACAAGGAAGATGA
- the LOC120708206 gene encoding general transcription factor IIF subunit 2-like isoform X2: MSEEAKYVEMARADRSLWLMKCPTVVSRAWQEAAAAAAQGPDAGGANPNPNPVVANVILSLDPLRDDDAPSQIKMEMAQGCSSNTPKSYSLNMHSDFAPMCIFSESNQGKLACEGKVENKFDMKPHRENLMDYGKLCRERTNMSMVKPRKTELFLDDNGRGMRPMPGERLVHPGQKEKKKPPVTKIDMKRTRMDRGELEKKLFKLFEGQPNWSIKQLMQETNQPEFLKEILNTLRVYNKRGPNQGTHELKPEYKKYTGDDPTN; the protein is encoded by the exons ATGTCGGAGGAGGCGAAGTACGTGGAGATGGCGCGAGCCGACCGCTCCTTGTGGCTCATGAAGTGCCCCACCGTTGTCTCCCGCGCCTggcaggaggccgcggcggcggcggcgcaaggcccAGACGCCGGAGGTgccaaccctaaccctaacccagtTGTCGCCAATGTCATCCTCTCCCTCGATCCCCTCCGCGACGACGACGCGCCTAGCCAG ATCAAGATGGAGATGGCACAAGGGTGCAGCAGCAATACACCAAAGAGTTACTCTCTGAATATGCACAGTGATTTTGCGCCAATGTGCATTTTTTCCGAGTCTAACCAAG GGAAACTTGCTTGTGAAGGGAAAGTTGAAAACAAATTTGACATGAAGCCACACAGGGAAAATCTTATGGACTATGGGAAGTTATGCCGTGAGAGGACGAATATGTCCATGGTTAAACCAAGAAAAACAGAG TTATTTCTAGATGACAATGGACGAGGAATGAGACCTATGCCTGGCGAGCGCCTGGTACATCCTGGCCAAAAG gagaagaagaagccaccagtAACAAAAATTGACATGAAAAGAACTAGGATGGATCGTGGGGAACTGGAAAAAAAACTATTCAAGCTTTTTGAGGGGCAGCCGAATTGGTCAATAAAGCAGCTAATGCAGGAAACTAACCAGCCTGAG TTCCTGAAGGAGATACTGAACACGCTCCGTGTCTACAACAAGCGAGGGCCAAATCAAGGAACCCATGAGCTCAAACCTGAATACAAGAAGTATACAGGGGACGACCCCACTAATTGA
- the LOC120708209 gene encoding beta-glucuronosyltransferase GlcAT14A-like, with protein MAHSSWLTACSPWSALATLAALTTSLLVLSYVSSSLLHPAAYGYDDPYSPDAESPSPSAAEALAPRKGPGYPPVLAYYITGGHGDFVRVTRLLKAAYHPRNLYLLHLDAGAGAYERARLASYVRSERAFVEYGNVHVVGRGDALDGRGPSAVAAVLRGAAVLLRVGADWDWLVTLGAADYPLVTQDDLLHAFSSVPRDVSFIDHRADSESHHVVVLDQNLLQSTNAKLSISSGHREKPDAFELFRGSPWPILSRAFVEHCVAAPDNLPRTLLMYFSNTLDAAEFYFQTVMANSPRFRDGTVNHSVRFDVPLPQGMDLRSRYDALVGSGAAFAGRFGDDEALLQRIDEEVLRRPLDGVTPGAWCAPGSGEEGSAAECSIGGDIDAVRQGAAGRRLASLISGLVGTGACGGCKS; from the exons ATGGCTCATTCTTCCTGGCTCACGGCGTGCTCGCCGTGGTCGGCGCTCGCAACGCTGGCCGCGCTGACCACCAGCCTGCTGGTGCTCAGCTACGTGTCGAGCTCGCTCCTCCACCCAGCGGCGTACGGGTACGACGACCCCTACAGCCCGGACGCcgagtcgccgtcgccgtcggctgCGGAGGCGCTGGCGCCGAGGAAGGGCCCCGGGTACCCGCCGGTGCTCGCGTACTACATCACCGGCGGGCACGGGGACTTCGTCCGGGTGACGCGGCTGCTCAAGGCCGCCTACCACCCGCGCAACCTGTACCTGCTCCACctggacgccggcgccggcgcgtacGAGCGCGCGAGGCTGGCCAGCTACGTCCGGTCGGAGCGGGCGTTCGTCGAGTACGGGAACGTGCACGTCGTCGGCCGGGGGGACGCCCTCGACggccgcggaccgtccgccgtcgCGGCGGTGCTCCGCGGCGCGGCCGTCCTGCTCCGGGTCGGCGCGGACTGGGACTGGCTCGTCACGCTCGGCGCCGCGGACTACCCGCTCGTGACGCAGGACG ACCTGCTCCACGCATTCTCCTCGGTGCCGAGGGACGTCAGCTTCATCGATCACAGGGCCGATTCCGAGAGCCATCACGTGGTCGTCCTCGACCAGAATCTCCTGCAGAGCACCAACGCCAAGCTCTCCATTTCGTCCGGGCACCGGGAGAAGCCTGACGCGTTCGAGCTCTTCAGGG GTTCTCCCTGGCCGATACTGAGCCGGGCGTTCGTCGAGCACtgcgtggcggcgccggacaACCTGCCGCGGACGCTGCTCATGTACTTCAGCAACACGCTGGACGCCGCGGAGTTCTACTTCCAGACGGTCATGGCCAACTCGCCGCGCTTCAGGGACGGCACCGTCAACCACAGCGTCCGGTTCGATGTGCCGCTGCCGCAGGGGATGGACCTGCGGTCGCGGTACGACGCCCTGGTGGGCAGCGGGGCCGCCTTCGCCGGGCGGTTCGGCGACGACGAGGCGCTGCTGCAGAGGATAGACGAGGAGGTGCTGCGGCGCCCGCTGGACGGCGTCACGCCGGGCGCGTGGTGCGCGCCGGGCAGCGGTGAGGAGGGATCGGCGGCCGAGTGCTCGATCGGGGGAGACATTGACGCAGTCAGGCAGGGCGCGGCGGGCCGGAGGCTGGCGAGCTTGATCTCCGGCCTCGTGGGAACCGGCGCGTGCGGCGGATGCAAGAGCTAG